A segment of the Sporichthya brevicatena genome:
TCTTGACAGTGCGCGCCACGAGGTAGGGCGCGTCAGTAGCTGATCTCCTCGACGCCGTCGAAGGAGTCGAGGCCGGGGCCGCCGAAGCCGCGGTCACGGCCGGGCCCCCCGATGATCACGTCGTCACCGGGGCCGCCGCGGAGAGTGTCGTTGCCGGCGCCGCCGCAGAGAATGTCGCGCCCACCCTTGCCGTCGATCTCGTCGTCGCCGCCCCGGCCGACGATGACGTCGTCACCCGGGGTACCGACGATCCGGTCCGCGCCGGGGGTGCCGACCATCGTCGCGGGCTTGCCCGCGCACTGCGGCGTCCCCTCCGGGACCGAGGACTCCTGGGCCGCGGCCGGCGGCACGAACGTCACCTGGACGACGCCGTCCTGCAGCAGCCCGGACGGGCCGAGCGAGAACCGGACCGACGTGGCGACCCGGGTGTCGGCGAAGCTGCTGCCGCCGCCACCACCACCCAGGCCGGGCGGGGACGCGGCCTGCGGACCTCCGTCGGCCCCGCCGCCTCCGCCGCCGTAGAAGCCACCGCCACCACCGCCGCCGGCACCGAGACCCGCGGCGTTCGCCCCGGCGCCGCCGACGCCCTTCGCCCCGCCGACGGCCGGGGTCGAGTACCGGGTCGCCATCGAGCCGAGTCCGCCGTCGAGGTCGGTGCCGCCCCCGCCGCCCTTGGCAACGGCGTCGGTCGCCCGGGCCCCGCGGCCGTCCTTGCCCTCGTGCCGGCCGGCCGCGCCACCGGCGTCGCCGCCGTTCAACCCGGCGGGTCCGCGGTCACCGAATCCGGCGCCCGACGCGCGTCCGCCGCCCCCGCCGCCGCCCCCGGCCGCGAGGAGCGGCACGGTCGAGGCGTCCGTCGGGTCCTGACCCGCGTACATGACGAAGGTTCCGCCACCCCCACCGCCGCCGCCGGCCCCCGTGTCGGTCGAGACGCCGCCGCCGGGTGCGCCGCCGTTGACCCCACCGGCGCCGCCGGTCGGCTCGCGGCGGGCGTCGGGCATCCGGCCCGGCTCGCCCCGGGCGCCGACGTAGAGGTCGAGCTTCGTGCCGACGGCCAGCGCGAGCGTCGCGGTGACGATGCCGGCCCGGCCACCCCGGCCACCGGACGCCCCTGGCCCGCCCGTGCCGCCGCGGGCGGTGATCGTGATCGAGGAGACGCCGTCCGGGACCCGAAAGGCGACGGGGGAGTTGGACGGGGTCGTGTACAGGCACGAGACGAGGCGCGCGTCGACCTGGGTGCAGGCGGCCGGGAGCCGCTCCGGGGATGCGTCGGACTCCGCGACGGTCACGGCAGCGCACCCCAGCACGATCGCGAGCGCGAGGGGGCGAAAGACCGGGATCTCGGCGGCCACCCGGCGAAATTAGTGCCCCACGGCTCCGGCACCTCGCATCTGGTGCGGCGCGGCGCGCCCGTC
Coding sequences within it:
- a CDS encoding calcium-binding protein, whose protein sequence is MAAEIPVFRPLALAIVLGCAAVTVAESDASPERLPAACTQVDARLVSCLYTTPSNSPVAFRVPDGVSSITITARGGTGGPGASGGRGGRAGIVTATLALAVGTKLDLYVGARGEPGRMPDARREPTGGAGGVNGGAPGGGVSTDTGAGGGGGGGGTFVMYAGQDPTDASTVPLLAAGGGGGGGGRASGAGFGDRGPAGLNGGDAGGAAGRHEGKDGRGARATDAVAKGGGGGTDLDGGLGSMATRYSTPAVGGAKGVGGAGANAAGLGAGGGGGGGFYGGGGGGADGGPQAASPPGLGGGGGGSSFADTRVATSVRFSLGPSGLLQDGVVQVTFVPPAAAQESSVPEGTPQCAGKPATMVGTPGADRIVGTPGDDVIVGRGGDDEIDGKGGRDILCGGAGNDTLRGGPGDDVIIGGPGRDRGFGGPGLDSFDGVEEISY